In Dromiciops gliroides isolate mDroGli1 chromosome 5, mDroGli1.pri, whole genome shotgun sequence, the following are encoded in one genomic region:
- the LOC122729229 gene encoding olfactory receptor 13-like, whose protein sequence is MMNNHTLVKEFILMGFPVGPEMRMFLLGLFSLLYAFTLMGNGVILGLICLEARLHTPMYFFLSHLAIVDISYACNTVPQMLANLLDPVKPISYAGCITQTFLFLTFALTECLLLVVMSYDRYVAICHPLRYSVIMNWKLCITLSLTSWALGFLLALAHLILLLPLPFCSLQKINHFFCEILAILKLACADTHINEILVLAGAISVLIGPFSLIVISYIRIIHAVLRIQSKEGRQKAFSTCSSHLCVVGLFYGTAIIMYIGPKHGNPKGQKKYLLLFHSLFNPMLNPLIYSLRNNEVKGALKRVLGKGRQS, encoded by the coding sequence ATGATGAACAATCACACACTGGTTAAAGAATTCATTCTGATGGGATTTCCTGTTGGCCCTGAAATGCGAATGTTCCTCCTTGGGCTCTTCTCTCTGCTCTATGCCTTCACCCTAATGGGGAATGGAGTAATTTTGGGACTCATTTGTCTGGAGGCCCGACTCCACACTCCCATGTACTTCTTCCTCTCACACTTGGCCATTGTTGATATTTCCTATGCCTGTAACACTGTGCCCCAGATGCTAGCAAACCTCCTGGACCCAGTCAAACCCATCTCATATGCAGGGTGCATAACTCAGACTTTTCTCTTTTTGACTTTTGCCCTCACAGAATGTCTTCTCTTGGTAGTGATGTCTTATGATCGCTATGTGGCAATCTGCCACCCTCTCAGATACTCTGTCATCATGAACTGGAAGTTGTGTATCACTCTATCATTGACCTCCTGGGCCCTTGGATTCCTTCTGGCCTTGGCCCATCTAATTTTATTACTCCCATTACCTTTTTGTAGTCTCCAGAAAATCAACCACTTTTTTTGTGAAATCTTAGCTATTCTCAAACTTGCCTGTGCTGATACTCATATCAATGAGATCTTGGTCTTGGCTGGGGCTATTTCTGTGCTGATTGGACCCTTTTCCTTAATAGTGATCTCCTACATACGAATCATCCATGCAGTCCTGCGTATCCAGTCAAAAGAGGGGAGACAGAAAGCCTTTTCTACCTGCTCCTCCCATCTCTGTGTGGTAGGACTGTTCTATGGCACTGCCATCATTATGTACATTGGGCCCAAGCATGGGAACCCCAAGGGTCAGAAGAAATATCTCCTCTTATTCCATAGCCTATTTAACCCCATGCTCAACCCCCTTATTTATAGTCTGAGGAACAATGAAGTAAAGGGTGCCCTAAAGagagtgctagggaaaggaagaCAATCCTAA